A genome region from Microtus ochrogaster isolate Prairie Vole_2 chromosome 1, MicOch1.0, whole genome shotgun sequence includes the following:
- the LOC101991880 gene encoding LOW QUALITY PROTEIN: P2Y purinoceptor 3-like (The sequence of the model RefSeq protein was modified relative to this genomic sequence to represent the inferred CDS: inserted 2 bases in 1 codon; deleted 2 bases in 1 codon), whose translation MLNWTFLPEEREIEANSEEAFLEMKKPDLNASKEQNACNVPERYKQVYLPITYSLIFILGLVLNGAVLWLSCCQTKPWSCATIYLMNLMVADLLYLLSLPFLVVTYSVSDTWLFGETLCRLVRFLFYTSLYSNILLLTCISVHRFLGVCHPLSSLPYRTRRRAWQAAAATWTLVVLQLLPTLVYARTKYVNGRAICYDTTSPENFDRFFAYGVVLTFSGFLPLLDHSGVLLSDGQEPDFSSGGAPRNRLHNPCQVHSDHPAGVQPLRPLFCALSHCPILLFHHPLPEHAGLPTPVGSQLSLQDLQTPGQHEQLPQSHPVLXLSRGNNRAQLLQKLRQNKVGEHPTGVVEGAPRVRQIWALPG comes from the exons ATGCTGAACTGGACTTTCCtcccagaagaaagagaaatagaggccAACTCGGAGGAAGCCTTCTTAGAGATGAAGAAGCCAGACCTGAATGCCTCAAAGGAGCAAAATGCGTGCAACGTCCCAGAGAGGTACAAGCAAGTCTACCTTCCGATAACCTACAGCCTCATCTTCATCCTGGGGCTGGTCCTCAATGGGGCTGTCCTCTGGCTCTCCTGCTGCCAAACCAAACCCTGGAGCTGTGCCACCATCTATCTGATGAACCTGATGGTGGCCGACCTGCTTTATTTACTGAGCCTGCCTTTCCTCGTCGTCACCTACTCGGTGAGCGACACCTGGTTATTTGGGGAGACGCTATGCAGGTTAGTGCGATTCCTGTTTTACACCAGCCTCTACAGCAACATCCTTCTGCTGACCTGCATCTCTGTGCACCGCTTCCTAGGTGTGTGCCACCCGTTGAGCTCACTGCCTTACCGGACTCGCCGGCGTGCCTGGCAAGCTGCTGCTGCCACCTGGACCCTGGtggtcctccagctcctccccacaCTGGTGTACGCCCGCACGAAGTATGTAAATGGCCGGGCGATCTGCTACGACACAACCAGCCCAGAGAATTTCGACCGCTTCTTCGCCTACGGCGTGGTTCTGACATTCTCtggtttc cttcccctccttgaTCATTCTGGTGTGTTACTCTCTGATGGTCAGGAGCCTGACTTCTCCAGTGGAGGTGCTCCCAGAAACAGGCTACATAACCCGTGCCAAGTCCATTCGGACCATCCTGCTGGTGTGCAGCCTCTTCGCCCTCTGTTTTGTGCCCTATCACATTGCCCGATTCTTCTATTTCATCACCCGCTTCCGGAACACGCGGGACTGCCAACTCCTGTCGGTAGCCAGCTTAGCCTACAAGATCTGCAGACCCCTGGCCAGCATGAGCAGCTGCCTCAATCCCATCCTGTACT CCTATCACGGGGCAACAACAGAGCCCAACTCCTCCAGAAGCTGAGACAGAACAAGGTTGGTGAGCATCCCACTGGTGTTGTGGAAGGGGCACCTAGGGTTAGGCAGATCTGGGCACTGCCAGGATGA